The nucleotide window GCCCAGGGGTCGATGAGCAGCAGCACCGGGCCGTCGCCGTAGTGGCCCACTTCGAGCATGGCCTCCGCCGCGTCGTCGAAGTCGCCCACGTCGGCCTTGAAGCCCTGCAGCCGGGCGAGGTCGGCGGCGATCGCGGTCAAGGGACGGGTGATGTCGGGGTGGTAGGGGTTCCAGTCGACCGCCAGCGGCCCGTAGGGGGCGGAACGACGTTGCCCCTGTTGCAGTTGTTCGAGCCGGGGTGCCACCGTGACGATCTTGAGGGTCGGTGCGTCGTCCCATGAGCCGAACGCGCTGGGCAGTGACTCGTACTCCTCGTAGAAGTCCCCGTCCGCCAGCTCGGTCTCCTTGGCCACCTTCACGATCTGCTTGGCCAGCCGGTACACGGCACGCTCGTACTCGTCCCGTAGATAACGCAGCTTGGTCAGCCCGTAGAAGCCCTCGTCCGCGTAGTTCTGGCCGAACGTGGCGTGGTTGAACTGCAGGTCCCTCGCCACCGGTGGCATCTGGGCCGGTTCCACGGGCACCCACAGGGCGGGCACGATCGAGGTCTCCCACGAGGAGCCGGCCCGCGTCCGGCTGTCGGCCTGCCGCTGGGAGAAGACCCACCACTCCCGGCCGCACTGCTGGCTGATGAAGTAGCGCGGCGAGTACAGCGGCACGAACACCCGGCAGCGGGCGAGGTTCTCCGACAGCTCGGCGGTCCAGCTGGCACCGACCGTCATGCCCTGGTCCAGAAATCCCGCCTTGACCCCCGGCGGCAGATCGGTCAGCTGCATGATGTGCTCGCACAGGCCGTCGTACAGCTTCTTCACCCACAGATTGGGGTCGAGGTCCTGCGCGCTGTTCTTCGGGGTGTGCGCATAGCTCAGAAAGAAGTACGGACCCGGACGGCCCGATCGTGTCTTTTCCATCCGCTTTCGCTTCCTCCGCTCACAACGACCGCAAGAAGACCCCGAGTTCGACCATGTCGATACGGTGGTAATCCCGAGGATGCACCACTACGGTCAACGATCCGCATACCCCCTGCGCACGGGAGTGCGCCACGAACGACAGCAGGATCATCTTCAGCAGACTCGCGTGGTCCATGTTGTTGATGCGGGCCAGATCCGAGCCGGTGATGGGCATGGCGACCTCGTCCCGGTGGCCGTGACGGCGGATCGCGTCCCAGAGGTCGGCGAGGCTGTTCCAGAGCTGTTCCGTGCCACAGCTGACCACGAGGTCGTTGTTCATGCGCCCGTAGGCCGTGCAGAAGTACTTCCGCCCCGAGTCGTCGATGACGGCGACCGTGCCGATCGGGTACCGGTCCAGCTTCCCGACCCGTTTCGCCGTACGTGTCTCCGTGCCGACCGGGGACACGTCCGCGAGCGCCTCGCTCAGCCGGGCGTCGAGGACGGCGACGTCACCGGCGTACATGTGACGCAGGAACTGCCCTTGGACGCTACGGCGGTTGACGAGGGCCTCGTGGCGGGTGTCCGTGTCGAACGTGTCGCTGAACCCGACGACGAGGTGGCACGGGTAGGTGAACAGGTCGCCCACCTCGACGGTGACCGTGACGTCGGGGTGGGTGAAGTCGCGACTGATCCGGTTGCGGGGCAGCGAGACCAGCGTCGCGATGAGCACGGCCGACCCGGCGATGCCGACGAAGGCGGGCCAGCGGGGGATGTCGGTGTCCGGGAAGAACGTGAGGAACAGCTGGGCCGCGCCGGCCAGCAGACCGAACTGCACGGCGCAGTTGCGCCCCAGCAGGGCGAGGCCGTGCCTGGTGCCGATCAGCATCCGTAGGCGGCGGACGGGGCCGGCCACCTGGGTCAGCTCCCTTCCTCGGGCGTCTCCGCTTCCGCGTCGAGCCGGGTACGTCGATACCCCGGCGGCGGTGGCGCCGGGTCGGGGGCCGGGCCGGTGTGCCCGGGGTCCGCGAGGTCGGCGAACATCCCGTCGAACAGGACCCGGCCCTTGCGGAGATCGCTCGCCCGCTCGGAGCGCAGCGCGGACACGGCCTCCACCAGGGTGTCGAGGCGGTCCCCCTGCTGTTGCAGCTGCGACAGCATCCGGCTCTGGATCTCCTCGGCGGACGGCCGGGGCGGCGCCGAACTCCGCTCCTCCTCCTGCACATCGAGGGGGATCTGTTTCAGGCCCTCCTCCAACTCGGGCCAGAACATGTCGAACAGGCTGGCCAGGCGACTGCCGTCGGCCGGCGGGTCGCACAGTTCGTTGATGGACTTGACCATCTTCAGGACATCGTCCCGATGGTCCGCCCGGGTGGCCTGGAACTGCATGAGCGGTGTCCCCACCAGGTCCCCGACCGTCGCGCCGAGCAGCAGGAACGGGGCGAGCCGGTCCTTGCCGACCTCGCGGGACAGGGCACCGGACTCGTAGTTGATCCACGGCGCGTGCCGGTTGGCCGGGGTGACGCACACGATGCCGAACTGCGAACCCGCGAGATGGGCGGCGATCGTGTCGAGCCCCCGGACGCCCTTGGCGATGTCCTCGGACGAGACGAACGGCTCGATGAGGTGGTTGAAGATCGGCAGTTTCTCCCGCAGGAGCAGTGCGCATCGCCGGGACGGCTCACCGGACCAACTCACGAAAACTTTCAGCTTCTTGGGCATCGCGTTCCCCCCGTGCACCCCGTGCCACGCATGCTTCCGCTGTCGATCGTAGCCCGCTCACAGCTCTCCCGACGAGGCTGTGGACAGGGCGGACCGGTCAGCCCAGGCGCGGTATCTCGATCGCCGGGCAGCGGTCCATGACCATGTCGAGGCCGGCCGCGCGGGTCCGCTCGTACGCCTCCTCGTCGATCACTCCCAGCTGGAACCAGACCGCCTCGGCGCCGATCCGGGCGGCCTCGTCGGCGACCCGGCCCGCGAGGTCGCTGTTGACGAAGACGTCGACCACGTCCACCGGGAAAGGAATGTCGGACAGAGAGGCGTAGCCCTGTTCGCCGTGGACGGTCTCGGCCTTGGGGTGCACCGGGACGACACGCTTGCCGTAGCGCTGGAGGACCTCCGCGACGCCGTACGCCGCGCGCTGTCGGTTGGTGGACAGCCCGACGACGGCCCAGGTGTCGCCGAGCTCCGTCAGGATCTTCCGGACCGTGGCCTGGTCGCCGTACATGTGCCGTCTCCTCTGTGGGGCCGCCGGGTGAGCCGAGTGGTCGCGCCGCCGCGCCGACTCGCGTGACGAGGCTGCCTGCGGCAACAGTGACGAGCGGCCTGCCATTCCCGGGACCGGTTCGCTTACGGACGATGCGCCCGGTTCGCGTACGAACGATGCGCCCGGGTCCGGAACGGCGTTCTCGGCACCGACCACGTGCCGCAGGTCCGGAATGCCGCTCTGGGTGCCGACGACGCGCCGCAGGTCCGGAATGCCGCTCTGGGTGCCGACGACGCGCCGCAGGTCCGGAATGCCGCTCTGGGTGCCGACGACGCGCCGCAGGTCCGGAATACCGCTCTCCGTACTGCGCTCGGGCGTCCGCCCGCCTACGCTCGGCCCGTGCTGCGTATCACCGACGCCCGGACGGGCGAACCCGCCGAGCTCCGCAGGGCCCTGACCCGAGTCCACGCGCACGTGCGGCGGAGCGACACCTCCGCCCTGCGTGTGCTGCTGGTCGCCGACGTGCTCGCCCGCGTCCTGGAACTGGGCGGCATCCCCGTCCTCCCGGTCGCCGACCCGCCCGCCGGGCTCCGCGACCGCGCGAACGCCCTCGGCATCCGGCCGACCGAGGCCGCCGTGGCGGGCGGAGGGCAGGTGCTGCACGTGGTCGGCCCGGACGAGCCACCGCCCGGCGCGGAGGGCGCGACGGCCGACGGCATCCGGGTCGAGGTGGCCCGCGCGAGCGGCCCCACGGAGGTGGAGGCGGAGCCGGGCGGGCCGGGCAGCCCCGGCGCATCCTCTGCATCCAGCGCCTCGGCCCTCCGCCTCGCCCTCCTCTCCCGCGCCCGGCACACACCCGCCGACCTGGACGACA belongs to Streptomyces graminofaciens and includes:
- a CDS encoding CoA-binding protein — protein: MYGDQATVRKILTELGDTWAVVGLSTNRQRAAYGVAEVLQRYGKRVVPVHPKAETVHGEQGYASLSDIPFPVDVVDVFVNSDLAGRVADEAARIGAEAVWFQLGVIDEEAYERTRAAGLDMVMDRCPAIEIPRLG
- a CDS encoding macro domain-containing protein: MAGPVRRLRMLIGTRHGLALLGRNCAVQFGLLAGAAQLFLTFFPDTDIPRWPAFVGIAGSAVLIATLVSLPRNRISRDFTHPDVTVTVEVGDLFTYPCHLVVGFSDTFDTDTRHEALVNRRSVQGQFLRHMYAGDVAVLDARLSEALADVSPVGTETRTAKRVGKLDRYPIGTVAVIDDSGRKYFCTAYGRMNNDLVVSCGTEQLWNSLADLWDAIRRHGHRDEVAMPITGSDLARINNMDHASLLKMILLSFVAHSRAQGVCGSLTVVVHPRDYHRIDMVELGVFLRSL
- a CDS encoding TIR-like protein FxsC, which codes for MEKTRSGRPGPYFFLSYAHTPKNSAQDLDPNLWVKKLYDGLCEHIMQLTDLPPGVKAGFLDQGMTVGASWTAELSENLARCRVFVPLYSPRYFISQQCGREWWVFSQRQADSRTRAGSSWETSIVPALWVPVEPAQMPPVARDLQFNHATFGQNYADEGFYGLTKLRYLRDEYERAVYRLAKQIVKVAKETELADGDFYEEYESLPSAFGSWDDAPTLKIVTVAPRLEQLQQGQRRSAPYGPLAVDWNPYHPDITRPLTAIAADLARLQGFKADVGDFDDAAEAMLEVGHYGDGPVLLLIDPWALRDPQRRERLSQVDAVAPPWTTVMVPWNRHDPDNGKEGAPDPADLEEVTPRLLRLGRSASRMSVSGVGTPEAFREVFSLVVHQASAEFARLGSGPPPSRPRLYGPFSSPEAHGDRSA